One Coffea arabica cultivar ET-39 unplaced genomic scaffold, Coffea Arabica ET-39 HiFi ptg000036l, whole genome shotgun sequence DNA segment encodes these proteins:
- the LOC140032745 gene encoding uncharacterized protein produces the protein MQEARSRNDGIKHIEITTNFLWQIWKARNEWCFNQELKEGHQVSKKAVEEWMEYDEARRDVKMANEESSQPENKHRMLVGLMEQHSNVMYTDAGMNQGKAKAGVGIITKANNGRILVTLSIPHPGAKDTAEMEAIAIRTALGKAIEENMASLLILSDCKAVVNRINTGCQGLTSMDMLIKDIRQLSQSY, from the coding sequence ATGCAGGAAGCTAGATCAAGGAATGATGGGATTAAACACATTGAAATCACAACTAACTTCCTCTGGCAAATCTGGAAGGCAAGGAATGAGTGGTGTTTTAACCAGGAATTGAAGGAGGGGCACCAAGTATCCAAAAAAGCTGTGGAGGAATGGATGGAATATGATGAGGCTAGAAGAGATGTTAAGATGGCCAATGAAGAGAGTTCTCAGCCAGAAAACAAACATCGAATGCTAGTTGGACTGATGGAACAGCATAGCAATGTAATGTACACGGATGCTGGAATGAACCAAGGCAAAGCTAAAGCAGGAGTTGGGATTATTACTAAAGCTAACAATGGCAGGATTCTTGTAACATTGTCCATCCCACATCCTGGAGCTAAAGATACTGCAGAAATGGAGGCTATAGCCATTCGAACAGCCTTGGGCAAGGCTATAGAGGAAAACATGGCATCCTTATTGATTCTTTCTGACTGCAAAGCTGTTGTGAATAGAATCAATACAGGATGTCAAGGCCTAACCTCAATGGACATGCTAATTAAAGACATCAGACAGCTAAGTCAGTCCTATTAG
- the LOC140032746 gene encoding uncharacterized protein translates to MSCGRGEHVGRTAKEATAKMWGSRRKRNRISRLEKDQGGWCTTDDEIGVKITQFYDQLFTFSQRSDFEEILNGIPRTITEQMNLQLTRPVTEKEVKIVVFSMHPNKSPSLDAINETLVTLIPKIDNPLNLAHFRPIRQILDNVMVAHEYMHWLKSKREGRDRWIHGYLSSVSYSFNVNGVKRGYLIVMKQDTKKTSYGKASGQQVNINKSAVFFSKNSSEREKTEVLQKLGEIQQVSQGKYLGIPLVVGRSKNSVFRFIKENMMSRIQNWKGKLLSNTRKDVLLKSVALALPSYAMSIFRLSKSLCKELRG, encoded by the exons ATGAGTTGTGGTAGGGGAGAACATGTCGGCCGTACTGCAAAGGAAGCTACTGCCAAAATGTGGGGATCTag AAGGAAAAGGAACAGAATATCCAGACTTGAGAAGGATCAGGGAGGGTGGTGTACAACCGATGATGAAATAGGGGTGAAAATTACTCAATTCTACGACCAACTCTTCACATTTTCACAGCGTTCAGATTTTGAGGAGATTCTAAATGGTATTCCTAGGACTATCACCGAGCAGATGAATTTGCAGCTTACCAGACCTGTAACCGAGAAGGAAGTCAAAATTGTAGTTTTCTCCATGCATCCAAACAAATCTCCCAGCCTAGACG CTATTAATGAGACCCTGGTTACCCTCATTCCTAAAATAGACAACCCCCTGAACCTTGCTCATTTTAGGCCCATCAG GCAAATTCTAGACAATGTCATGGTTGCTCATGAGTACATGCATTGGCTGAAATCAAAAAGAGAGGGGAGGGATAG ATGGATTCATGGCTATCTTTCCTCTGTGTCTTATTCCTTCAATGTTAATGGTGTTAAACGTGGATAT CTAATAGTAATGAAGCAGGACACAAAGAAAACAAGTTATGGAAAAGCTTCTGGACAACAAGTTAACATCAACAAATCAGCTGTCTTCTTCAGCAAAAATTcaagtgagagagaaaagactGAGGTGCTGCAGAAACTAGGAGAAATCCAACAGGTTTCGCAAGGGAAATACTTGGGCATACCATTAGTTGTTGGAAGGTCCAAAAATAGTGTGTTTAGGttcattaaagaaaatatgatgTCAAGGATTCAGAACTGGAAAGGTAAACTACTGAGTAATACAAGGAAAGATGTGCTACTCAAATCGGTTGCTCTTGCACTCCCCTCTTATGCTATGTCAATATTTAGACTATCAAAGAGCCTCTGCAAAGAGTTAAGGGGATGA